The genomic interval GAGTTGCTCGCGGATCTCCTTGTAATGTCCAAACGACGTGCCGCAGTGGATCAACGGAAAGTATCCCGTCTCATAGGCGGCGGCGAAGTTGCGGCTCATCACCGCGGCTTGTCCCACCGCGTTGGAGGCGGCGGAGGCGTAATAGTTCCAGCCCGTGCAGGAGGTCTGGTCGGTGGGATCGTGATAATCCAGATTGAACTGACGATGAAGCCACAGGATTGATGAAGCATAGCCTGGGATGTGTCCGCAGTGACCGCAGGATTTGTGATGCCAGGTATGCTCGATGGGAATCTTTTTCATCCGTCCATACTTTGTGGGGAACTCGATATAGTCGCCTTTCATCCTTTGCAGGACGATCTCGCCCTTCGCTTCGAGTTCCAGCAGGCGGTCGTGCATATCGTCGGTCGGCGCGACCGTTGCGTCGCGAATTACAGGATGCGATTTTCGTTCGAGGATCTGTTCGACGGTGGTTAGTTCGGTCATCATGATTCTCCAATTTCATTCCATCTCGGTGGTCGAGTAGCCCCGAATGCTTTTTGAGGGGCGTATCGAGACCACCAGTTACCAGAAATAAACCAATAACAAATATACTTTGCTTACTTGTGGTCTCGGTACGACGGCGGAGGAAAGTTGATTTGCAAAGACGAAACGATTTCCGCCGTCTACTCGACCACCGAACTATCCTTCTTCCAATTCTTCCTGCATCACTTCAACCAACAGATCATACAAACTTTCATCCAACTCTTTGATGATGTCCATGTTGCCCGACTCGAACCAGATCGTATACAGCTCGAGCAGAGTCTTTCGATCCGTGCGCCAGGCGACATCGGTCAGACCGCGGATCGAATCCATGGGAATGGCTTTGCGCCAGACGTGCATGTTCTGGGAAAAATTTGTTACCCACGGACCCCAATCGGGAAAGAAATCGGGCTGGAGCATATCAGGCGAGACTTGATTCCCTTTGAGCATGACTTTGTAAATGACGCGGCTGTAGCCTTGCAGGGCATCCTTTGATTCTTGTAATCCATTTTTGAGAGAAACTTCGCGCAAAATCGTGACCAATCCCCCAGGGTTGTTCTGCCGCGGACAGCGCACGCACGAGAAACACTGCGCGCAGTTCCAAATATCCTCGGTGAGAATGTCGTACACGCGTTCGACATCTTCGCGCGCGATTGCCTGCGCGATCACACGCGGGCTAAAGTCATAGAACCGCGCCGAGGGGCAGGTCGAAACGCAAATGCCGCACTCGTAACAGCCGTAGAGAAAGTCCGAGTAGCGCACGTCATTTTTGACTTCGAGAAAGAGTTTCTCCTTCTCTGCATACGTCGCCTCGGGGTGACGGTCTACCGCCTTGCCTGGATTCCAATTTTCAAGAGTGGTTGGCATAGAAACTCCACGAAGTACCGCAACATTCATGTTGCGAAGGCGCAAGACAAATCTTGCGGCGCAGCGCCGCTAAGATTTTTCCTGCTTCACCGCTTCCAGCAGATCATCCCATTTCGGGACGCCCACAAACCGCGTCTCATTGACAAACACCGTCGGCACCGACATCACATTCAACGACTTGGCGATCGCGCGTCCGTTCGCGGTTGCCAGACTGACCACTCATCCCCTACGCACTGAGCAGGGCAGCACAAACTCGATCTATCCGCTATTTTG from Candidatus Defluviilinea gracilis carries:
- a CDS encoding 4Fe-4S dicluster domain-containing protein, which produces MPTTLENWNPGKAVDRHPEATYAEKEKLFLEVKNDVRYSDFLYGCYECGICVSTCPSARFYDFSPRVIAQAIAREDVERVYDILTEDIWNCAQCFSCVRCPRQNNPGGLVTILREVSLKNGLQESKDALQGYSRVIYKVMLKGNQVSPDMLQPDFFPDWGPWVTNFSQNMHVWRKAIPMDSIRGLTDVAWRTDRKTLLELYTIWFESGNMDIIKELDESLYDLLVEVMQEELEEG